From a region of the Zingiber officinale cultivar Zhangliang chromosome 4B, Zo_v1.1, whole genome shotgun sequence genome:
- the LOC121975378 gene encoding 26S proteasome regulatory subunit 7A, translated as MAPEPEDEINEKNPRPLDEDDIALLKTYGLGPYSTNIKKVEKEIKELAKKVNDLCGIKESDTGLAAPSQWDLVSDKQMMQEEQPLQVARCTKIISPNTEDAKYVINVKQIAKFVVGLGDKVSPTDIEEGMRVGVDRNKYQIQIPLPPKIDPSVTMMTVEEKPDVTYNDVGGCKEQIEKMREVVELPMLHPEKFVKLGIDPPKGVLCYGPPGTGKTLLARAVANRTDACFIRVIGSELVQKYVGEGARMVRELFQMARSKKACIVFFDEVDAIGGARFDDGVGGDNEVQRTMLEIVNQLDGFDARGNIKVLMATNRPDTLDPALLRPGRLDRKVEFGLPDLEGRTQIFKIHTRTMNCDRDIRFELLARLCPNSTGADIRSVCTEAGMYAIRARRKTVTEKDFLDAVNKVIKGYQKFSATPKYMVYN; from the exons ATGGCTCCCGAGCCTGAGGACGAGATCAACGAGAAGAACCCTCGTCCCCTTGACGAGGATGACATCGCCCTCCTCAAGACCTAC GGTTTGGGACCTTACTCCACAAACATTAAGAAGGTggaaaaagaaattaaggaaTTGGCCAAGAAGGTTAATGATTTGTGTG GAATCAAGGAATCTGATACTGGTCTAGCTGCACCAAGTCAATGGGATTTAGTCTCCGACAAGCAAATGATGCAGGAAGAGCAACCTCTTCAA GTTGCAAGGTGTACTAAGATTATCAGTCCAAACACAGAAGATGCTAAATATGTGATTAATGTCAAGCAGATAGCTAAG TTTGTTGTTGGACTAGGAGACAAAGTCTCCCCGACTGACATTGAAGAAGGGATGCGTGTTGG GGTTGATAGGAACAAATATCAGATTCAGATTCCTTTGCCTCCGAAGATTGATCCGAGTGTAACAATGATGACTGTTGAGGAGAAGCCTGATGTCACCTACAACGATGTAGGTGGATGCAAGGAGCAAATTGAGAAGATGCGAGAA GTTGTAGAGCTTCCCATGCTTCATCCGGAGAAGTTTGTCAAATTAGGGATTGATCCTCCAAAAGGTGTGCTCTGTTATGGCCCCCCTGGAACTGGAAAAACACTATTAGCAAGAGCAGTAGCCAACAGAACAGATGCTTGTTTTATTCGTGTAATTGGAAGTGAGCTTGTTCAAAAGTATGTTGGAGAAGGTGCAAGGATGGTTCGTGAACTTTTTCAG ATGGCACGATCAAAGAAGGCTTGCATTGTCTTCTTTGATGAAGTCGATGCAATTGGTGGTGCTCGGTTTGATGATGGGGTTGGTGGTGACAATGAAGTTCAGCGTACCATGCTTGAAATTGTTAATCAGCTTGATGGTTTCGATGCTAGAGGAAACATTAAAGTTCTCATGGCTACCAACAG GCCTGATACTCTGGATCCTGCACTGTTGCGTCCTGGACGGTTAGATCGAAAGGTTGAATTTGGCTTACCTGATTTGGAGGGTCGGACACAAATATTCAAGATTCACACCAGGACAATGAACTGCGACAGGGATATCCGGTTCGAGCTTCTTGCTCGTCTCTGCCCCAATTCCACTG GGGCGGATATAAGAAGTGTCTGCACGGAAGCTGGGATGTATGCCATCCGAGCAAGAAGGAAAACTGTCACAGAGAAAGATTTTCTTGATGCAGTGAATAAAGTCATCAAAGGCTACCAGAAGTTTAGTGCTACGCCCAAGTACATGGTCTACAACTAA